A genomic stretch from Tenrec ecaudatus isolate mTenEca1 chromosome X, mTenEca1.hap1, whole genome shotgun sequence includes:
- the LOC142433279 gene encoding melanoma-associated antigen B16-like: MSQSGASPYYLCDQSLISCNEQEETPISNVAEEGIIASIVISGPLEEAPATESSNTPQDSQSSCFSSTTSLNRSDESFSNQEDEKNPSTLMLMPYTNNLSACLDEKMTLLVQFMLIKYQQREMITKEDILKIVIREYEEHFLEIFTMACKRIELVFGIEMREMGPASHCYIVCNIMDLTYCKMRSGEETLPRNGLLIFILGVIFMKGSRAPEKEIWKWLNRMGIYSRKNHVIYGEPREFITRDLVMEMYLEYRKISKSYPVSYEFLWGPRAHAEINKVKFLEYLSKINDSDTPVYSSQYEAALRDEEEKAKISPRLIIPHKAKKRPKATLRKRPHC, translated from the coding sequence ATGTCTCAGAGCGGAGCAAGTCCATACTACCTATGTGATCAAAGCCTCATAAGCTGCAATGAGCAGGAGGAAACTCCGATCTCTAATGTTGCAGAAGAGGGCATCATCGCCTCCATAGTGATCTCTGGCCCACTGGAAGAGGCTCCCGCTACTGAGTCATCCAATACTCCCCAGGATTCTCAGAGTTCTTGCTTTTCTTCTACTACCTCATTGAACAGATCAGATGAGAGCTTCAGCAACCAAGAAGATgagaaaaatccaagcaccttaaTGCTCATGCCATACACTAATAACTTGTCTGCCTGTCTAGATGAGAAGATGACATTGTTGGTGCAATTCATGCTGATCAAATACCAACAGAGAGAGATGATCACAAAGGAAGATATACTGAAAATAGTCATTAGAGAGTATGAAGAGCACTTTCTTGAGATCTTCACTATGGCTTGTAAGCGCATAGAGCTGGTCTTTGGCATTGAAATGAGAGAAATGGGTCCTGCCAGCCACTGTTATATAGTTTGTAATATTATGGATCTAACCTACTGTAAGATGCGTAGTGGTGAGGAGACCTTACCCAGGAATGGTCTGCTAATTTTTATCTTAGGTGTGATCTTCATGAAAGGCAGCCGTGCCCCTGAGAAGGAGATCTGGAAATGGTTAAATAGAATGGGCATATATTCTAGGAAGAATCATGTAATCTATGGGGAACCCAGAGAATTCATCACCAGAGATCTGGTGATGGAAATGTATCTGGAGTATCGAAAGATTTCCAAAAGTTATCCTGTCAGTTATGAATTTCTTTGGGGTCCAAGAGCCCATGCTGAAATTAACAAGGTAAAATTCCTAGAATATTTATCCAAGATCAATGATTCTGACACTCCAGTGTATTCTTCACAATATGAAGCTGCTTTGAGGGATGAGGAAGAGAAAGCCAAAATTTCACCCAGGCTTATCATTCCTCACAAGGCCAAAAAACGTCCCAAGGCCACGTTAAGAAAACGTCCCCACtgttag